tcattcttctttatattttattagatACAAACCTAAATTTGTGAGGTATAAAGAAATACAATTAATAAGAAATTTAGCAGAAGTATTCAATTTTACAGATAAGGATATATTAAATGATGAGGGCCTTACAATAAAAGAGGTACAATTACTGTATAATATGAATGAAACAAAAGATGAAGATACAGCACTTAAAGAATTCTTTGGTGATCCGAGACttttatttgtaaaattggtagatttaatatttttaggaaattttaatgaaaaattgaaACAAGAGAAACGTAAAATAGATTCTATATGTTCCATGTTGAGGATTATGAATACTAAAATAACGGATTATATGGATAGTATACTAGATAATGTAAATAATCAGATCGATTGTATATTTGATGATCTTGAATCATATGAAAGTGAATTACTTTCATTTACAGAAGTTGATGTTGATATTACTATAAGCGAATGTAAccaatatttattaattaataaagatattGCATATGATTATTTTAAGGAATCAAACTTAagtgaaaaaattaaattaaatccTAAAAAATCCTTTAccttttttaatgaattacataaaataaataataaatttttatctaatatTAATaggaaaatatattcatatgacaaaattataattaatgatTTAAGTAAAACAGTAAATAGGTTTCCTTTGAAATATGCTACTGTATCGTTACATTTCAATATGGAAAATTTTATTGATCCAATGAAAGATGTTTTACATGCATTTATTTTAGCCATAATTTTTGAAAACCAAGTTGAAGATATTAATAAGGCTACTTCCCTCAAAGTATATATTGAAATATTGCgttctttaatttttgataTGAATAGAGAGCTAGATGCCACTATAGCATCAAAGACGCATAAGTTATTTGTAAGACTAAATAAGATATTAAATGGTGATGTAAAATGCTTGATAGCCATTATTCTATTCATACTTAAACAAGATAGATGTGTAAATAAACTTAAATTAGattatttgaaatataaatacggagatgaaatatttaatgataaatttttgtctcatatatatgaattatttttacaagaaaaagatgatttaaaaaagtcCTTAGATGaatttaaaacatatataagGGCAATTTTTGGTTTTGATGTGGATAGTTCAGGCATTATATCATTAGAACAAACTATTTATAAATCAAATGAAAAACATTTATTATTACAACTATTTCATGTTATTGTACACTCATTAGGATGTAAGAGGAAATTAAATGATTATTCGAACTTTTTAGATATGATCGAGGAAGGATCGAAAAAAAGtttaagaataaaatttaaaaatttatttaaagaacGAAATAAAGTATACATTTCAAAAAGAAAATCtagaaatataatattaagtCTTTTGGATATATATAGCAATagcaaaatattttttgaactCAAGAATATCAATCAAAATTTAATTAGCCAAGCAATAAAAATGGATTTTTCTGTAAGGAAATTTAGAGGTTatgattatttaataaatttattaattaaagaattggataaattaaaaaaatgtattctTTGTTCTGAAGAAAAACGAATAAACAAAAATGctattacattttttctGTATGAAATTAAGAGATTCAGTAGAAGTTGTAAGAAATATTGTTGTATCAAGTATATATAGTTAATAAAGGTAtttatattaactttttgtGTATAATAACTAACTAAAATAACAATGAAGAAATTTAGCTCCGCACACAATGTTATCAACGCCAATCATACGTTTTTagctaaattaaaaaaaaaaaattctttaattaatttttttttttaacattttggCTCTGTAAagaaagatatatttttaattttttagttcattttttttaggaaaaaaaataaagtttttaGGAATATATAACCTTAAGAAAGAGACATTATCTTTAATCAAAgatattatatatgtatgttcATATAAGATATTTATTACATGTTAAGTATATGTTGACTATTGAAtacttataaattattaaataattaaacacTTTATCACCTTTATACAACTTCACTAAAAAGTAAAagcataaataaataaaaatattaaactttataaaaatgctCTTTATTGCATTGTTCATTCAATACtttagcaaagtcattaaatgggtaattaataaaacaatacataaaaattgaaGTTATGAAAAATTGATATATatgagtaaaaaaaaatgtctttatttttataattttttaaaaaatatatcccttttttttttttctagtcTATGATTTGTGAATTGGATATT
This sequence is a window from Plasmodium relictum strain SGS1 genome assembly, contig: PRELSG_00_v1_127, whole genome shotgun sequence. Protein-coding genes within it:
- a CDS encoding fam-f protein, with protein sequence MKSRLFLISHFNFLCIIAININFYGINEYYNSNKYKPKFVRYKEIQLIRNLAEVFNFTDKDILNDEGLTIKEVQLLYNMNETKDEDTALKEFFGDPRLLFVKLVDLIFLGNFNEKLKQEKRKIDSICSMLRIMNTKITDYMDSILDNVNNQIDCIFDDLESYESELLSFTEVDVDITISECNQYLLINKDIAYDYFKESNLSEKIKLNPKKSFTFFNELHKINNKFLSNINRKIYSYDKIIINDLSKTVNRFPLKYATVSLHFNMENFIDPMKDVLHAFILAIIFENQVEDINKATSLKVYIEILRSLIFDMNRELDATIASKTHKLFVRLNKILNGDVKCLIAIILFILKQDRCVNKLKLDYLKYKYGDEIFNDKFLSHIYELFLQEKDDLKKSLDEFKTYIRAIFGFDVDSSGIISLEQTIYKSNEKHLLLQLFHVIVHSLGCKRKLNDYSNFLDMIEEGSKKSLRIKFKNLFKERNKVYISKRKSRNIILSLLDIYSNSKIFFELKNINQNLISQAIKMDFSVRKFRGYDYLINLLIKELDKLKKCILCSEEKRINKNAITFFLYEIKRFSRSCKKYCCIKYI